One segment of Pseudomonas pohangensis DNA contains the following:
- a CDS encoding ABC transporter ATP-binding protein: MNVVEIRDVNQRYGNMTVLHGLDLSLSEGEVLGLFGHNGAGKTTCMKLILGLLQPSEGQVRVLGHSPGEADVRRQLGYLPENVTFYPQLTGRETLRHFVRLKSAPLRQIDELLDQVGLANAAGRRVKTYSKGMRQRLGLAQALLGEPRLLLLDEPTVGLDPIATQDLYQLLDRLRLQGTSIILCSHVLPGVEAHINRAAILANGRLQAVGSLANLRQESGLPALIRASGLKHREQLLQGWSAAGHQVRSINEAGIEVVAINEHKLGLLRQLLDEGEAQDVDIHQPSLEDLYRYYMQKAGNGLSAGDRT; encoded by the coding sequence ATGAATGTCGTCGAGATCCGCGACGTAAACCAGCGCTACGGCAACATGACTGTTTTACATGGATTGGACTTGAGCCTGAGTGAAGGTGAAGTGCTGGGGCTGTTTGGTCACAACGGTGCTGGCAAAACCACCTGCATGAAGTTGATCCTCGGCCTGCTGCAGCCCAGTGAGGGCCAGGTGCGGGTGCTCGGCCATTCGCCCGGCGAGGCGGATGTACGGCGTCAGCTTGGCTATCTGCCGGAGAACGTCACCTTCTATCCGCAGTTGACCGGTCGTGAAACGTTGCGCCATTTTGTCCGGCTCAAAAGTGCCCCACTCCGTCAGATTGACGAACTGCTTGATCAGGTAGGCTTGGCTAACGCTGCCGGCCGCCGGGTAAAAACCTATTCCAAAGGCATGCGCCAACGCCTTGGTCTGGCGCAGGCATTACTGGGCGAGCCACGCTTGTTGCTGCTGGACGAACCAACGGTTGGTCTGGATCCTATTGCTACCCAGGATCTCTACCAGCTGCTTGATCGCCTGCGTTTACAGGGCACCAGCATCATCCTCTGTTCCCACGTACTGCCAGGCGTCGAGGCGCATATCAACCGGGCAGCCATCCTCGCTAATGGCCGTCTGCAGGCGGTCGGCAGTCTGGCCAACCTGCGCCAGGAATCCGGCTTGCCGGCGCTGATCCGCGCCAGTGGGCTCAAGCACCGCGAGCAGTTGCTGCAGGGCTGGAGCGCTGCCGGTCATCAAGTACGCAGCATAAACGAGGCAGGCATCGAAGTGGTCGCGATCAACGAGCACAAGCTTGGTTTGTTACGCCAGCTGCTCGACGAAGGCGAAGCGCAGGATGTCGACATCCATCAACCGTCGCTGGAGGACCTGTATCGCTATTACATGCAGAAAGCAGGCAATGGACTGAGCGCCGGAGACAGGACATGA
- a CDS encoding ABC transporter permease produces the protein MRQIWNIARKELSDGLRNRWLLAISLLFAVMAAGIAWFGAAASGQLGFTSIPATIASLASLATFLVPLIALLLAYDAIVGEDEGGTLMLLLTHPLARGQILLGKFVGHGLILALATLIGFGCAAVAIALLVDDVELGLLAWAFGRFILSSTLLGWTFLAMAYVLSSKVNEKSSAAGLALGVWFLFVLVFDLALLALLVLSQGKLNPDLLPWLLLLNPTDVYRLINLTGFEMGANATGVMALGGDLPLTGGLLWLCLLLWIALPLVLAYRVFLRRPA, from the coding sequence ATGAGGCAGATCTGGAATATCGCCCGCAAGGAACTAAGTGACGGCTTGCGCAACCGCTGGTTGCTGGCTATCAGTCTGCTGTTCGCCGTGATGGCTGCCGGTATAGCCTGGTTCGGCGCAGCAGCCTCAGGGCAACTGGGCTTTACCTCTATTCCGGCGACTATCGCCAGCCTGGCCAGTCTGGCGACCTTTCTGGTGCCGCTGATTGCACTGTTGCTAGCCTATGACGCCATAGTCGGCGAAGACGAAGGCGGCACCCTGATGTTGCTGCTGACCCATCCGCTGGCGCGTGGGCAAATTCTGCTGGGCAAGTTTGTCGGCCACGGTCTGATTCTCGCCCTGGCCACCTTGATCGGTTTCGGCTGCGCAGCTGTGGCTATCGCCCTGCTGGTCGATGATGTCGAACTGGGCCTGCTGGCATGGGCCTTTGGCCGCTTCATACTGTCCTCAACGCTGCTCGGCTGGACGTTCCTCGCCATGGCCTATGTGCTGAGCAGCAAGGTCAATGAAAAATCCAGTGCCGCCGGGCTTGCTCTGGGCGTGTGGTTTCTGTTTGTGCTGGTGTTTGACCTGGCGTTGCTGGCGCTGCTGGTACTCAGTCAGGGCAAGTTGAATCCGGACTTGCTGCCCTGGTTGTTGCTCCTCAATCCAACCGATGTTTATCGGCTGATCAACCTTACTGGCTTTGAAATGGGTGCTAATGCCACCGGTGTTATGGCGCTGGGTGGCGATTTGCCACTAACTGGAGGGCTGCTGTGGTTGTGCCTGCTGTTGTGGATTGCGCTGCCGCTGGTGCTGGCTTATCGGGTGTTTTTGCGCAGGCCTGCGTGA
- a CDS encoding nitrous oxide reductase family maturation protein NosD → MALLFPLCVAQASTQDITQLPLQASDKQVWHLPAGEYTGSFRIDQSMHIRCEPGAVISAQGLGNVLTIGAPDVSIEDCTLRDWGHDLTAMNAGVFIEPKAQRALIKNNRLQGQGFGIWVDGTHDVTLLDNDIQGDPEIRSQDRGNGIHLYSVRGARVEGNHVRNTRDGIYIGMSNGNLIQSNTMEDLRFGVHYMYSNDNQVLDNLTRRTRTGYALMQSRNLTVLGNRSEQDQNYGILMNYITYSTLRDNSVSHVRNGGSSNTSKISGAEGKALFIYNSVFNTIENNHFTDSALGIHMTAGSEDNRIAGNAFVNNQQQVKYVAVVTQEWSRDGRGNFWSDYLGWDRNNDGLGDIAYEPNDNVDRLLWLYPQVRLLMNSPGIELLRWVQRAFPVIKSPGVQDSHPLMQLPTGNLQAASQESAP, encoded by the coding sequence ATGGCGCTTTTATTTCCCTTATGCGTGGCTCAGGCCTCGACGCAGGACATTACCCAGCTACCACTACAGGCCTCTGACAAGCAGGTCTGGCACTTGCCGGCCGGTGAGTACACAGGCTCGTTCCGTATCGACCAATCCATGCATATCCGCTGCGAACCTGGTGCAGTGATCAGTGCGCAGGGCCTGGGAAATGTGCTGACCATTGGCGCACCGGATGTGAGCATTGAAGATTGCACGCTGCGGGACTGGGGGCACGACCTCACCGCGATGAATGCTGGCGTGTTTATCGAGCCCAAAGCACAGCGTGCCCTGATCAAGAATAATCGCCTGCAAGGGCAAGGCTTTGGCATCTGGGTCGATGGCACTCATGACGTGACGCTGCTCGACAATGACATTCAGGGCGACCCGGAAATCCGCTCTCAGGATCGCGGTAATGGCATTCACCTTTACTCCGTCCGTGGTGCCCGGGTTGAAGGTAATCACGTGCGCAATACCCGCGATGGCATCTATATCGGCATGTCCAATGGCAACCTGATCCAGAGCAATACCATGGAGGATCTGCGCTTCGGCGTGCATTACATGTATTCCAACGACAATCAGGTGCTCGACAACCTGACCCGCCGCACCCGTACCGGCTACGCATTGATGCAGAGCCGCAATCTGACGGTGCTCGGTAACCGCTCCGAGCAGGATCAGAATTACGGCATTCTGATGAACTACATCACCTATTCGACCCTGCGCGACAATTCGGTGAGCCATGTGCGCAACGGTGGTAGCAGCAACACCAGCAAGATTTCCGGCGCTGAGGGCAAGGCGCTGTTCATCTACAACTCGGTATTCAACACCATCGAAAATAACCATTTCACGGACAGCGCTCTGGGTATCCATATGACGGCTGGATCGGAGGACAACCGCATCGCCGGTAACGCCTTCGTCAACAATCAGCAGCAGGTCAAGTATGTTGCCGTGGTTACCCAGGAGTGGTCCCGGGACGGTCGCGGCAACTTCTGGAGCGACTATCTGGGCTGGGATCGCAACAATGATGGGCTGGGTGATATTGCCTACGAACCCAATGACAATGTCGACCGCTTGCTATGGCTTTACCCGCAGGTACGTTTGCTGATGAACAGCCCGGGCATCGAACTGCTGCGCTGGGTGCAGCGGGCATTTCCGGTGATCAAGTCCCCGGGAGTGCAGGACAGTCATCCGCTAATGCAACTGCCTACCGGAAATCTGCAAGCGGCATCTCAGGAGTCTGCACCATGA
- a CDS encoding cbb3-type cytochrome c oxidase subunit I, with protein sequence MSTANPYLKFASQSVAKPYFTFALMLFVGQILFGLIMGLQYVVGDFLFPLIPFNVARMVHTNLLIIWLLFGFMGAAYYLIPEESDRELYSPKLALVLFWVFAAASVLTIIGYLSLPYAGLAALTGNELLPTMGREFLEQPTITKMGIVVVALGFLFNIGMTVLKGRKTTVSMVMMTGLIGLAVFFLFSFYNPDNLARDKFYWWWVVHLWVEGVWELIMGAMLAFVLIKITGVDREVIEKWLYVIIAMALISGILGTGHHLFWIGAPGFWLWIGSIFSVMEPMPFFAMVLFAFTMVKRRRRQHPNRAATLWALGTTVTAFLGAGVWGFLHTLAPVNYYTHGTQLTAAHGHLAFYGAYAMIVMTLMSYAMPRLRGLGEAPDVRSQTIEVWGFWLMTVSMVVITLCLTAAGVMQIVLQRLPDDANALPFMATVDQLAVFFWARLAAGVVFLIGLICYLWSFMPRRAPQELGEVSPAS encoded by the coding sequence ATGAGTACTGCAAATCCCTATCTGAAATTTGCCTCGCAGTCCGTGGCCAAACCTTACTTCACCTTTGCCCTGATGCTGTTTGTCGGGCAGATATTGTTCGGTCTGATCATGGGGCTGCAATACGTGGTGGGCGACTTCCTGTTCCCGCTGATTCCGTTCAACGTGGCGCGCATGGTGCACACCAACCTGCTGATCATCTGGCTGCTGTTCGGCTTTATGGGCGCGGCTTACTACCTGATTCCCGAGGAATCGGATCGCGAGCTGTACAGTCCGAAACTGGCATTGGTGCTGTTCTGGGTGTTCGCTGCGGCAAGCGTGCTGACCATCATTGGTTACCTGTCGCTGCCCTATGCCGGGCTGGCCGCGTTAACCGGCAACGAGTTGCTACCGACCATGGGTCGTGAGTTTCTCGAACAGCCGACCATCACCAAGATGGGCATAGTGGTGGTCGCGCTGGGCTTCCTGTTCAACATCGGCATGACCGTTCTGAAGGGGCGCAAGACCACCGTCAGCATGGTGATGATGACCGGCCTGATCGGCCTGGCGGTGTTCTTCCTGTTCTCCTTCTACAACCCGGATAACCTCGCACGCGACAAATTCTACTGGTGGTGGGTGGTGCATCTTTGGGTGGAGGGCGTGTGGGAATTGATCATGGGCGCCATGCTGGCCTTCGTGCTGATCAAGATCACCGGCGTTGACCGCGAAGTGATCGAGAAGTGGCTGTACGTGATCATCGCCATGGCGCTGATCTCCGGCATCCTCGGTACCGGTCACCACCTGTTCTGGATTGGCGCGCCCGGCTTCTGGCTGTGGATCGGCTCGATCTTCTCGGTGATGGAACCGATGCCGTTCTTCGCCATGGTGCTGTTCGCCTTCACCATGGTCAAACGCCGCCGTCGCCAGCACCCCAACCGCGCCGCTACCCTGTGGGCACTGGGCACCACGGTTACCGCCTTCCTCGGTGCCGGCGTGTGGGGCTTTCTGCATACCCTGGCACCGGTCAACTACTACACCCACGGCACCCAGCTCACCGCGGCCCATGGCCATCTGGCCTTCTACGGCGCCTACGCGATGATCGTGATGACGCTGATGAGTTACGCCATGCCGCGCTTGCGTGGTCTGGGTGAAGCACCGGATGTGCGCTCGCAAACCATCGAGGTCTGGGGCTTCTGGCTGATGACCGTGTCGATGGTGGTGATCACCTTGTGTCTGACGGCTGCCGGGGTCATGCAGATCGTCCTGCAACGTCTGCCGGACGATGCCAATGCCCTGCCGTTCATGGCCACCGTGGATCAACTGGCGGTGTTCTTCTGGGCGCGTCTGGCGGCCGGGGTGGTGTTCCTGATTGGCCTGATCTGCTACCTGTGGAGCTTCATGCCACGCCGCGCGCCGCAAGAACTGGGCGAAGTGTCACCGGCGAGCTGA
- the nosR gene encoding transcriptional regulator NosR, protein MSSDGLSPWKVVCLFLLLCALSTVQVVYAKSYGEIEQQRIALAFPGDIAVSAPEGEFNVRTISGKDGSGKAGVLGYVFQSQDVVNIPAYSGKPINMQVILDPAGEIKDAYVLEHHEPILLVGIPESKLHDFAAKYTGIKVGQRVVIGHSSDPGAVTIDAISGATVTVMVVNEVVTRAAHEVAVSLGLITDHGGVKQKPATVREDIYQPADWTQLTGNGAIRRLKLTRGQVDEAFAGSKAEGVHKASAEQANDTFIDLYVTDLNPPTIGRNLLGDNQYRFLMRDLKPGEQAIGVFGQGEYSYKGSGYVRGGIFDRVQLRQFGEVISFRDMDHERLSDVFAAGMPKFDEMSIFIIRPQAEFDPGTPWTLELLVRRQTGAISAEFVSFELPYQMPEEYLERPLPTAEELAAAEEASRPIWLNIWYQKSFQIGVIVVALLLLTIILFLQDTFTKKPHFLHWLRRGYLVFTVVFIGWYALGQLSVVNVLTFVHALIQDFRWELFLTDPVIFIIWTFTAGSILLWGRGVFCGWLCPFGALQELINETARKLKIRQFELPFALHERLWAIKYIILLMLFGISLESMSAAEQFAEVEPFKTAITLKFDRQWWFVLYAVILLVINIFTRKVYCRYVCPLGAALAIPTKLRLFDWLKRRKECGDPCQLCAKECEIQAIHPDGKINANECHYCLDCQMTYHNDNKCPPLINKHKKRNKKAPEGVQLIPVIDLVEAR, encoded by the coding sequence ATGTCGAGTGACGGCCTGTCTCCGTGGAAGGTTGTTTGTCTGTTTTTGCTGCTTTGTGCCCTTTCCACCGTGCAAGTGGTGTACGCCAAAAGCTACGGCGAGATTGAACAGCAGCGTATAGCTCTTGCTTTCCCCGGGGATATTGCAGTCTCCGCACCCGAAGGCGAATTCAACGTACGCACCATCTCGGGCAAGGATGGCTCGGGAAAAGCCGGCGTGCTCGGCTATGTGTTTCAGAGCCAGGATGTGGTGAATATTCCGGCCTATTCCGGCAAACCGATCAATATGCAGGTGATTCTTGACCCTGCCGGGGAAATCAAGGATGCCTATGTCCTTGAGCATCACGAGCCAATCCTGCTGGTGGGTATCCCCGAGTCAAAGCTGCATGACTTTGCCGCCAAATACACCGGTATCAAGGTTGGCCAACGGGTAGTTATCGGTCACTCCAGTGATCCAGGTGCGGTGACCATCGATGCTATTTCCGGCGCAACTGTCACCGTGATGGTGGTCAACGAAGTGGTTACGCGTGCCGCCCACGAAGTGGCAGTGTCGCTTGGCTTGATTACGGATCATGGAGGCGTCAAGCAGAAGCCTGCCACCGTGCGTGAAGATATCTACCAGCCGGCCGACTGGACCCAACTCACCGGCAATGGAGCGATCCGCCGCCTGAAACTGACCCGTGGCCAGGTTGACGAGGCCTTCGCGGGCAGTAAAGCCGAGGGCGTGCACAAGGCTTCAGCTGAACAAGCCAATGACACCTTTATCGATCTGTACGTCACCGATCTGAATCCGCCGACCATTGGCCGCAATCTGCTGGGTGACAACCAGTACCGCTTCCTGATGCGCGATCTCAAACCGGGCGAACAAGCCATTGGTGTTTTCGGCCAGGGTGAGTATTCCTACAAGGGTTCCGGCTATGTACGTGGCGGTATCTTCGATCGGGTACAGCTGCGTCAGTTCGGCGAGGTAATCAGTTTCCGTGACATGGATCATGAGCGTCTGTCCGATGTCTTCGCTGCCGGTATGCCGAAGTTCGACGAGATGTCTATCTTCATTATCCGTCCGCAAGCCGAGTTCGATCCGGGCACACCCTGGACTCTGGAGCTGCTGGTGCGCCGTCAGACCGGTGCAATCAGCGCGGAGTTCGTCAGTTTCGAGCTGCCTTACCAGATGCCCGAGGAGTACCTCGAGCGGCCACTACCGACCGCTGAGGAACTGGCAGCAGCCGAGGAAGCCAGTCGGCCGATCTGGCTGAACATCTGGTATCAGAAGAGCTTCCAGATCGGTGTGATAGTTGTTGCTCTGCTGTTGCTGACAATCATTCTGTTCCTGCAGGACACCTTCACCAAGAAACCACATTTTCTGCACTGGCTGCGTCGTGGTTACCTGGTGTTTACCGTAGTGTTCATTGGCTGGTACGCCCTGGGCCAGTTGTCGGTGGTCAACGTGCTGACCTTCGTCCATGCGTTGATACAGGACTTCCGTTGGGAGCTGTTTCTCACCGATCCGGTGATCTTCATTATCTGGACTTTTACCGCCGGCAGCATTCTGCTCTGGGGGCGCGGCGTGTTCTGTGGCTGGCTCTGCCCGTTCGGTGCCTTGCAGGAACTGATCAACGAGACGGCGCGCAAACTAAAGATTCGTCAGTTCGAGTTGCCATTCGCGCTGCATGAGCGGCTCTGGGCTATCAAGTACATCATCCTGCTGATGTTGTTCGGTATTTCTCTGGAGTCGATGTCGGCGGCTGAGCAGTTCGCCGAAGTGGAACCGTTCAAGACCGCGATCACACTGAAGTTCGATCGACAGTGGTGGTTTGTGCTGTACGCCGTAATTCTGCTGGTAATCAATATTTTTACCCGCAAAGTTTACTGTCGCTATGTCTGCCCGCTGGGCGCGGCGCTGGCAATTCCGACCAAGCTGCGTCTGTTCGACTGGCTCAAGCGGCGCAAGGAATGTGGCGACCCCTGCCAGCTGTGCGCCAAGGAATGCGAGATTCAGGCGATTCACCCGGATGGCAAGATCAATGCCAACGAGTGCCACTATTGTCTGGACTGCCAGATGACCTATCACAACGACAACAAATGTCCGCCACTGATTAACAAACACAAAAAACGCAACAAGAAAGCCCCGGAGGGAGTGCAACTGATCCCTGTAATCGATTTGGTGGAAGCAAGGTGA
- the nosZ gene encoding TAT-dependent nitrous-oxide reductase, which yields METSGLSRRGFLGASAATGAALVGATALGGAVMSRETWAAAVKDAHANYTVAPGELDAYYGFWSGGHQGEVRIMGIPSMRELMRIPVFNVDSATGWGLTDESKHIMGESAKYRNGDCHHPHISMTDGKYDGKYLFINDKANSRVARIRLDIMKCDKMLTVPNVQAIHGLRLQKVPYTKYVFANAEFIIPHPNDGSSFDTQGKNGFTMFNVIDAEKMEVAFQVIVDGNLDNTDADYTGKYAAATCYNSEKATDLAGMLRNERDWVVIFNIPRIEAAVKAGKFTTIGDSKVPVVDGRAGSELTRYIPVPKNPHGCNTSSDGKYFIANGKVSPTVSMIEIAKLDDLFDGKLKDPRDVIAAEPELGLGPLHTTFDGRGNAYTTLFIDSQVAKWNMADAVRAWNNPDQNIEFIKQKIDVQYQPGHLHASLCETSEADGKWLAVLCKFSKDRFLPVGPLHPENDQLFDISGDEMKLVHDGPTFAEPHDCIMVRRDQIKTKKIWDRNDPFFGPTTAQAKKDGITLETDNKVIRDGNKVRVYMTSQAPMYGITEFTVKQGNEVTVIVTNLDNIEDVTHGFCMVNHGVSMEISPMETSSITFTADKPGLHWYYCNWFCHALHMEMVGRMLVEKA from the coding sequence ATGGAAACCAGCGGCTTGAGTCGACGCGGCTTCCTTGGTGCCAGCGCGGCAACTGGCGCAGCGCTGGTTGGTGCAACGGCACTTGGCGGCGCGGTGATGAGCCGCGAGACATGGGCGGCCGCAGTCAAGGATGCCCACGCCAACTACACCGTCGCTCCCGGTGAGCTGGATGCTTACTATGGCTTCTGGAGCGGTGGCCATCAGGGCGAAGTGCGCATCATGGGTATTCCGTCGATGCGCGAGTTGATGCGCATCCCTGTGTTCAACGTCGACTCGGCCACGGGCTGGGGATTGACCGACGAAAGCAAGCACATCATGGGTGAGAGTGCCAAATACCGGAACGGCGACTGCCACCATCCCCACATTTCCATGACGGATGGCAAATACGACGGCAAGTACCTGTTCATCAACGACAAGGCCAACAGCCGTGTAGCGCGTATCCGTCTGGATATCATGAAGTGCGACAAGATGCTCACGGTACCAAACGTCCAGGCCATTCATGGCTTGCGCTTGCAGAAGGTGCCATACACCAAGTACGTATTTGCCAACGCCGAATTCATCATCCCGCATCCCAACGATGGCAGCAGCTTCGATACCCAAGGCAAGAACGGGTTCACCATGTTCAACGTTATCGACGCCGAGAAAATGGAGGTGGCTTTTCAGGTCATCGTCGATGGCAACCTCGACAATACCGATGCCGACTACACCGGCAAGTATGCTGCAGCAACCTGCTACAACTCGGAAAAGGCCACAGACCTGGCCGGTATGCTGCGCAACGAGCGTGACTGGGTGGTGATATTCAACATTCCGCGCATAGAAGCTGCGGTCAAGGCTGGTAAGTTCACTACTATCGGAGACTCCAAGGTGCCTGTGGTAGATGGCCGCGCCGGCTCTGAGTTGACCCGCTACATTCCGGTACCGAAGAACCCGCACGGCTGTAACACCTCATCCGATGGCAAGTATTTCATTGCCAACGGCAAGGTTTCACCGACAGTGAGCATGATCGAGATCGCCAAACTCGACGACCTGTTTGACGGCAAGCTGAAAGACCCGCGCGATGTTATCGCCGCAGAACCGGAACTGGGTCTGGGCCCGTTGCACACCACCTTCGATGGCCGCGGCAACGCCTACACCACGCTGTTCATCGACAGCCAGGTGGCCAAGTGGAACATGGCTGACGCCGTGCGTGCCTGGAACAACCCTGATCAGAATATCGAGTTCATCAAGCAGAAGATTGATGTGCAGTATCAGCCGGGCCACCTGCATGCTTCGCTGTGCGAAACCAGTGAAGCCGATGGCAAGTGGCTGGCAGTACTTTGCAAGTTCTCCAAGGACCGCTTCCTGCCGGTCGGACCGTTGCATCCGGAGAATGACCAGTTGTTCGATATCTCTGGCGACGAGATGAAACTGGTGCACGATGGTCCGACTTTCGCCGAACCCCATGACTGCATCATGGTGCGTCGCGACCAGATCAAAACGAAAAAGATCTGGGATCGCAACGATCCGTTTTTCGGGCCAACCACTGCGCAGGCCAAGAAAGACGGAATCACCCTGGAGACCGATAACAAGGTCATTCGTGATGGCAACAAGGTCCGTGTTTACATGACCTCGCAGGCGCCGATGTATGGCATCACCGAGTTCACGGTTAAACAGGGCAATGAAGTGACGGTGATCGTCACCAACCTCGATAATATCGAAGATGTGACCCACGGCTTCTGCATGGTTAACCATGGTGTGAGCATGGAAATCAGCCCGATGGAGACATCGTCGATCACCTTCACGGCCGACAAGCCAGGCTTGCACTGGTACTACTGCAACTGGTTCTGCCATGCGCTGCACATGGAAATGGTTGGCCGCATGCTGGTTGAGAAGGCATAA
- a CDS encoding nitric oxide reductase activation protein NorD: MGFTVEVEEWVGSIWHRFITRRASPDFPEARVELSEQQRALALLFRAVGGASGVAVEAASGRDLVLRRSLLQKVAGTCQQLPLAWCDAGSLRLPPQLAVYPDLELNRELYRWLALLAAQAGEMRHWARDNQRWTRELLQRFPALLPRYQRLVEAHLALRPDSKTLNPAEAALEQALCQALRDPGSVTQFPRSERAPWPLPLWLYPAEQLGAPQAGDLDEESDSNLLTPPDQQAVVRKRARRIEDSQSKGGLMVFRLENLFSWSEHVELDRAGDDSEDLDAARVAEDLDELALSRQRSRKGGGLKLHLDLPPAEVDDIPLGEGIKLPEWDYRKQALQEHFVNLQMQLPRGSEAQPLPLRLAPLARRLRRQFEHLRNDRQWLRQQPQGAELDMQAWLDFHVERQHGHCAERGLFMEQRPGRRDLACLLLADLSMSTDAHLNDEHRVIDVITDSLLLFGESLAAIGDPFALYGFSSLRRQQVRMQELKTFKQRYDDNTRGRIQALKPGYYTRMGAAIRQASKLLGECKQKRRLLLLVTDGKPNDLDLYEGRYGVEDTREAVLEARRAGLLPFCITIDQKAGDYLPYMFGANGYTLIRQPEQLPLRLPQLYRQLTQN; the protein is encoded by the coding sequence ATGGGGTTCACCGTCGAAGTAGAGGAATGGGTCGGCAGCATCTGGCACCGCTTTATTACCCGTCGCGCCAGCCCTGACTTTCCCGAGGCGCGGGTCGAGTTGAGCGAACAGCAACGCGCGCTGGCCTTGCTGTTTCGTGCTGTTGGTGGCGCCAGCGGGGTTGCTGTCGAAGCGGCCAGTGGCCGTGACCTGGTGTTGCGTCGCAGCTTGTTGCAGAAAGTGGCCGGCACCTGCCAGCAATTGCCGCTGGCCTGGTGCGATGCCGGCAGCCTGCGTTTGCCGCCGCAGCTGGCGGTTTACCCTGACCTTGAATTGAACCGCGAACTCTATCGCTGGCTGGCGCTGCTGGCCGCGCAGGCCGGTGAGATGCGTCACTGGGCGCGTGACAACCAGCGCTGGACGCGGGAATTGTTGCAGCGTTTTCCGGCGCTGCTACCTCGTTATCAGCGGCTGGTCGAAGCGCATCTGGCGCTACGCCCGGACAGTAAAACCCTGAACCCGGCGGAAGCCGCGCTGGAGCAGGCGTTGTGTCAGGCGCTGCGTGACCCCGGCAGCGTCACGCAGTTTCCGCGTAGCGAACGCGCACCCTGGCCGCTGCCACTGTGGTTGTACCCGGCCGAACAACTCGGTGCGCCACAGGCCGGCGATCTGGATGAGGAAAGCGATAGCAATCTGCTCACTCCGCCGGATCAGCAAGCAGTGGTACGCAAGCGCGCCAGGCGCATCGAGGACAGCCAGAGCAAGGGCGGCCTGATGGTGTTTCGCCTGGAGAACCTGTTCAGCTGGTCCGAACATGTCGAGCTGGATCGTGCCGGCGACGATAGCGAGGACCTGGATGCGGCGCGGGTCGCCGAGGATCTGGACGAACTGGCCCTGTCACGCCAACGCAGCCGTAAAGGCGGCGGGCTGAAATTGCATCTGGATCTGCCGCCGGCGGAGGTCGATGACATACCACTGGGCGAAGGTATCAAGCTGCCCGAATGGGACTATCGCAAACAGGCGCTGCAGGAGCACTTCGTCAACCTGCAAATGCAGTTGCCGCGCGGCAGCGAGGCGCAGCCATTGCCGCTGCGTCTGGCGCCACTGGCGCGGCGTCTGCGTCGGCAGTTCGAGCACCTGCGCAATGATCGCCAGTGGCTGCGCCAGCAACCCCAGGGCGCCGAGCTGGACATGCAGGCCTGGCTGGATTTTCATGTGGAACGCCAGCACGGCCACTGCGCCGAACGCGGCCTGTTCATGGAGCAGCGCCCCGGGCGCCGCGATCTGGCCTGCCTGCTGTTGGCCGATCTGTCGATGTCCACCGACGCGCATCTGAACGATGAGCACCGGGTGATCGATGTGATCACCGACAGCCTGCTGCTATTTGGCGAATCCCTCGCGGCCATTGGCGACCCCTTTGCCCTGTACGGCTTCTCCTCGCTACGCCGGCAACAGGTGCGCATGCAGGAACTGAAAACCTTCAAACAGCGCTATGACGACAATACTCGCGGGCGCATTCAGGCGCTCAAACCGGGGTACTACACCCGCATGGGTGCAGCCATTCGCCAGGCCAGCAAGCTGCTGGGCGAGTGCAAACAGAAGCGCCGCTTGCTGCTGCTGGTGACGGATGGAAAACCCAATGATCTGGATCTGTACGAAGGCCGCTATGGCGTCGAGGACACCCGCGAGGCGGTACTGGAAGCACGCCGCGCCGGGCTGCTGCCGTTCTGCATCACCATCGACCAGAAAGCCGGCGACTACCTGCCCTACATGTTCGGCGCCAATGGCTACACGCTGATCCGCCAGCCGGAGCAACTGCCCCTGCGCCTGCCGCAACTGTACCGCCAGCTGACGCAGAACTGA